One region of Bos indicus x Bos taurus breed Angus x Brahman F1 hybrid unplaced genomic scaffold, Bos_hybrid_MaternalHap_v2.0 SuperScaffold_100147, whole genome shotgun sequence genomic DNA includes:
- the LOC113888458 gene encoding multidrug resistance-associated protein 4-like: MRKPNPLQDANFCSRLFFCWLNPLFKIGYKRRLEEDDMYSVLLEDRSQHLGEELQGYWDQEVLRAEKDVREPSLMKAILKCHWKSYLVLGIFILLEVKT, from the exons ATGCGGAAGCCCAACCCGCTGCAGGACGCGAACTTCTGCTCGCGCCTGTTCTTCTG TTGGCTAAACCCCTTGTTTAAAATTGGTTACAAAAGAAGATTAGAAGAAGATGACATGTACTCCGTGCTTCTGGAAGATCGCTCCCAGCACCTTGGAGAAGAACTACAAGG GTACTGGGATCAAGAAGTTTTGAGAGCTGAGAAAGATGTGCGGGAGCCTTCTTTAATGAAAGCAATCTTAAAGTGTCACTGGAAATCCTATTTAGTTTTGGGAATTTTTATACTTCTTGAG GTTAAAACATAG